The following nucleotide sequence is from Acidaminococcales bacterium.
CGGCAACCGCCACAGCCGACCAAAGCGAAAGCGGTAACCGAGGGCAAGGCAGGGGGGCGAAAGCCCCCGCTGCCTACATTATAGCAGGAGGTACGAAAAGTGTCAAAGAGACAAATTTTTACAGCGATTTTGAATGTATGCTTTATAGCTTTTTTGACCCAATATGTGGACTGGAACGCTAATGCCGCTTATGCGGCGGCGGTTGGTGGGCTGGCAGTCGGTGAAATGGTTATCGTGGGGCTGATGATATATGAACGCAGGTACTAAAAGCACGTGGGGCGGGACGCGCAAAGGTTCAGGCAGAAAAGCCCTGCCTCCCGAAAGAAAAAGAAAAATGCGCTCAATGGTTGCCTTCGATGACGAGTGGGCGCTCATTAAAGCCTTTGAGCGCATGGTTAAAAAAGTCGACAGGGAAGCGGCGGAAAAATTTATCGAAACTTTTTTGGAAAAATAAAAGGATGCGCCATACAAACGCTGATCTTTCTCGACCTTTTCGTAGGCATTACGGCGACCATTGCCGGTGCGTGATTTCAAATCGCACCCTTCAATCCATCGGACTTTCGCCCCAAATTGGGCAAAAGTCTTTGATGTACCCCTTCACCCTTAATGCGGAAGTAGCGGTGATTTTCATTGGTTTATTTGCCGCCGTTAGATGCGCAGTTGGTGTGCAACAGAGGTAAAAAAGCATGTAAAAATACGAAAAAATAAGCAAAAACAGCAAAAAACAAACAAAGGCAAAAAGTAGGCGAACCGCCGCTTTTGGCCTTTGTTTGTTTGGTGCGCTCGGAGAGACTCGAACTCCCGGCACGCGGTTTAGGAAACCGCTGCTCTATCCACCTGAGCTACGGGCGCGTATCATGTTACTTGGATGGGGCTTTATTCGACGACATGACGGCCTCTATTCGGAGCGCGGCAGGAGCTAAACTGTTGTTGATATGCGGGCGTATTGCGCAACGAGGAGAAACATGCCAAACGCCGCCCAAAATGACCGGCGATATCTTCGTTGCCGGTTTCAACGCCGTAACTTTGGACGGCGGATCATCAATGCGGACGGGTGGGCAAAGAGTGGCCGGCATTGCTTTCCGGGCGAGGTTATTCTCGTCATCGGTTTGAACAAAGTGCCAGCTGATGTAAAATCGGAGCCTGAAACGCTTGCGCACTATTGTCTTCCCCATGGAACAGCAGAAGGTGTCATTTCTTTCCAATCCGTGCGCCAAAACAGGCATCCGCGCAAATCCTGTGCGCATCTGCAACGGATCGCTGTCGCTTACGGCGGTCAAGCGATGTACATTTTATCATTGTGGGTGAAAGTTATGGCTGCTGAATAATTTTCGTATGGGGCTTTGGGGCCGGGGCAGTCAGATGTTATCATTAAAGGTTTCCTGAAGCCAAAGGGAAATGGGAACGTTGCCGCTAAAACGCGCCTTGTAGATCGCTATTCATATGGGATGAATGAAAATTATGGCTGCATTGCCGCGTTTTGAAGAGTTTTCCATGCAAACCGCCCGCCTTTTGCTGGCACCGCCCCGCAAGGACGGACTTCCAGCCCTTGCCGGCCTGTGGCTGGAAATTCACGGAAAGGGCGGCAACGAAAGGCAGCAGCTGTTTAAATTCATTGCCAAAAAAACAAGCGCTCCAACAAATGATATTTTGGTTGATTCGCTTAAAAAATGCCGAGGCGATTGTCGGCAGTTGCGAATTTAATCGTATGGACATGGCTACCGGCACGGCGGTAGTGGGTTGCGCGCTAAAAAAAGACTATCAAAAGCAAGGGTATATGTACGAAGCCCTTTGCGCCGTTGTGGAATTTGGCTTTG
It contains:
- a CDS encoding GNAT family N-acetyltransferase; this encodes MPACGWKFTERAATKGSSCLNSLPKKQALQQMIFWLIRLKNAEAIVGSCEFNRMDMATGTAVVGCALKKDYQKQGYMYEALCAVVEFGFARCGFAALYADIAKDNRPSLSLFLKMGFAPVEKDATRWLP